From a single Carassius gibelio isolate Cgi1373 ecotype wild population from Czech Republic chromosome A18, carGib1.2-hapl.c, whole genome shotgun sequence genomic region:
- the LOC127934560 gene encoding solute carrier family 23 member 1-like isoform X2 produces MLSLALALCLIRKCNTSVITLSPASTLMAPEKTSDGLDNHAFAVDGIDHFCELPENKNGSDHFSEEGDSNKLAYCVTDIPPWYLCIFLGIQHYLTAFGGIIAIPLILSQGLCLQHDGLTQSHLISTIFFVSGVCTLLQVTFGVRLPILQGGTFTLLSPTMALLSMPEWTCPAWTQNASLVNTSSPKFIHVWQSRMQVLQGSIMVGSLFQVLVGFSGLIGLFMRFIGPLTIAPTISLIGLSLFDSAGMNAGHHWGISSMTTCLIVIFSQYLRHIAIPFPKYSKAKKFHTTRIYIFQILPVLLGITLSWLICYLLTIYNVLPSDPDKYGYLARTDIKGDVIGRAPWFRFPYPGQWGVPTVSLAGVFGILAGVISSMIESVGDYHACARLSGAPPPPRHAINRGIGIEGIGCLLAGAWGTGNGTTSYSENIGALGITKVGSRMVIVCSGFVMIIMGMFGKIGAIFTTIPTPVIGGMFLVMFGVIMAAGVSSLQYTDMNSSRNIFIFGFSMFTGLVIPNWIMKNPTSIATGVVELDHVLQVLLTTSMFVGGFFGFLLDNTIPGTKRERGIIAWKKAHQNESDNTLESDDVYGLPFGINSCLSSSTWTKYVPFCPTHKVSRQDDIPSSLDSLDTKSESNKVL; encoded by the exons ATGCTGTCCTTAGCTCTTGCCCTCTGTCTTATTAGAAAGTGTAATACCTCTGTTATAACACTGTCTCCTGCCTCCACACTCATGGCTCCAGAGAAAACCAGTGACGGATTGGACAACCACGCATTTGCT GTTGATGGTATAGACCATTTCTGTGAGTTACCAGAGAATAAAAATGGAAGTGATCACTTTTCTGAGGAGGGAGACAGTAACAAACTAGCATATTGTGTCACTGATATTCCACCATGGTACCTTTGCATCTTTTTGGGGATTCAG CACTATCTTACTGCTTTTGGTGGCATCATAGCCATTCCTCTGATACTGTCCCAGGGCCTTTGTCTACAGCATGACGGACTCACGCAAAGTCACCTTATCAGCACTATCTTCTTCGTGTCAGGGGTGTGCACCTTACTCCAGGTCACTTTTGGAGTGAG GTTACCCATTCTCCAGGGCGGAACTTTTACACTCCTGTCGCCCACCATGGCTTTGCTATCAATGCCTGAATGGACCTGTCCAGCTTGGACGCAGAACGCAAGCCTAGTCAACACCTCCTCCCCTAAGTTCATTCATGTTTGGCAAAGTCGAATGCAAGTG CTCCAAGGCTCGATCATGGTGGGCTCCCTATTCCAAGTGCTGGTGGGATTCTCTGGTCTAATTGGCCTTTTCATGCGTTTCATTGGGCCTTTGACCATTGCACCAACTATTTCCCTAATCGGATTATCACTATTTGACTCTGCTGGGATGAACGCAGGACACCACTGGGGCATCTCTTCCAT GACGACGTGTTTGATTGTGATATTCTCACAGTACCTCCGTCATATTGCCATCCCCTTCCCCAAATACAGCAAAGCCAAGAAGTTTCACACCACCAGGATTTACATATTTCAGATTCTGCCT GTCCTGCTAGGAATCACTCTGTCATGGTTGATTTGCTACCTGCTGACGATCTACAATGTCCTGCCCTCAGACCCTGATAAATATGGCTATCTAGCTCGGACTGACATTAAAGGAGATGTTATTGGCAGGGCGCCTTGGTTCAGATTTCCTTATCCAG GTCAATGGGGAGTGCCGACTGTTAGTCTGGCAGGAGTTTTTGGAATCCTGGCAGGGGTCATATCCTCCATGATTGAGTCTGTGGGTGATTATCATGCCTGTGCCAGGTTATCTGGTGCCCCACCACCACCAAGACACGCCATCAACAGGGGCATTGGCATTGAAGGCATCGGGTGTCTACTGGCAGGTGCCTGGGGAACAGGCAACGGAACCACCTCCTACAGTGAGAACATAGGAGCATTGGGTATCACCAAG GTTGGTAGTCGCATGGTGATTGTGTGCAGTGGCTTTGTAATGATTATAATGGGAATGTTTGGGAAAATCGGAGCCATATTTACTACAATACCAACACCTGTTATCGGAGGAATGTTTCTGGTCATGTTCGGGGTCATTATGGCTGCTGGTGTATCAAGCCTACAG TATACAGACATGAACTCTTCACGCAACATCTTCATCTTTGGATTCTCGATGTTCACTGGGCTTGTCATTCCCAACTGGATAATGAAAAACCCAACATCCATTGCAACAG GAGTTGTTGAACTGGACCATGTACTTCAAGTGCTTCTGACAACAAGTATGTTTGTTGGAGGATTCTTTGGATTTCTCCTTGATAATACAATACCTG GAACAAAACGTGAACGAGGCATTATTGCATGGAAAAAGGCCCACCAAAATGAGTCAGACAACACTTTAGAAAGTGATGACGTGTACGGACTGCCCTTTGGAATTAATAGCTGCCTTTCCTCCTCCACATGGACAAAATATGTGCCCTTCTGCCCAACACACAAAGTCAGCAGACAGGATGACATACCATCCAGTTTGGATTCTTTGGACAccaaatcagaatccaacaaag TGCTCTAG
- the LOC127934560 gene encoding solute carrier family 23 member 1-like isoform X1: protein MLSLALALCLIRKCNTSVITLSPASTLMAPEKTSDGLDNHAFAVDGIDHFCELPENKNGSDHFSEEGDSNKLAYCVTDIPPWYLCIFLGIQHYLTAFGGIIAIPLILSQGLCLQHDGLTQSHLISTIFFVSGVCTLLQVTFGVRLPILQGGTFTLLSPTMALLSMPEWTCPAWTQNASLVNTSSPKFIHVWQSRMQVLQGSIMVGSLFQVLVGFSGLIGLFMRFIGPLTIAPTISLIGLSLFDSAGMNAGHHWGISSMTTCLIVIFSQYLRHIAIPFPKYSKAKKFHTTRIYIFQILPVLLGITLSWLICYLLTIYNVLPSDPDKYGYLARTDIKGDVIGRAPWFRFPYPGQWGVPTVSLAGVFGILAGVISSMIESVGDYHACARLSGAPPPPRHAINRGIGIEGIGCLLAGAWGTGNGTTSYSENIGALGITKVGSRMVIVCSGFVMIIMGMFGKIGAIFTTIPTPVIGGMFLVMFGVIMAAGVSSLQYTDMNSSRNIFIFGFSMFTGLVIPNWIMKNPTSIATGVVELDHVLQVLLTTSMFVGGFFGFLLDNTIPGTKRERGIIAWKKAHQNESDNTLESDDVYGLPFGINSCLSSSTWTKYVPFCPTHKVSRQDDIPSSLDSLDTKSESNKGDTHIIAGVAL, encoded by the exons ATGCTGTCCTTAGCTCTTGCCCTCTGTCTTATTAGAAAGTGTAATACCTCTGTTATAACACTGTCTCCTGCCTCCACACTCATGGCTCCAGAGAAAACCAGTGACGGATTGGACAACCACGCATTTGCT GTTGATGGTATAGACCATTTCTGTGAGTTACCAGAGAATAAAAATGGAAGTGATCACTTTTCTGAGGAGGGAGACAGTAACAAACTAGCATATTGTGTCACTGATATTCCACCATGGTACCTTTGCATCTTTTTGGGGATTCAG CACTATCTTACTGCTTTTGGTGGCATCATAGCCATTCCTCTGATACTGTCCCAGGGCCTTTGTCTACAGCATGACGGACTCACGCAAAGTCACCTTATCAGCACTATCTTCTTCGTGTCAGGGGTGTGCACCTTACTCCAGGTCACTTTTGGAGTGAG GTTACCCATTCTCCAGGGCGGAACTTTTACACTCCTGTCGCCCACCATGGCTTTGCTATCAATGCCTGAATGGACCTGTCCAGCTTGGACGCAGAACGCAAGCCTAGTCAACACCTCCTCCCCTAAGTTCATTCATGTTTGGCAAAGTCGAATGCAAGTG CTCCAAGGCTCGATCATGGTGGGCTCCCTATTCCAAGTGCTGGTGGGATTCTCTGGTCTAATTGGCCTTTTCATGCGTTTCATTGGGCCTTTGACCATTGCACCAACTATTTCCCTAATCGGATTATCACTATTTGACTCTGCTGGGATGAACGCAGGACACCACTGGGGCATCTCTTCCAT GACGACGTGTTTGATTGTGATATTCTCACAGTACCTCCGTCATATTGCCATCCCCTTCCCCAAATACAGCAAAGCCAAGAAGTTTCACACCACCAGGATTTACATATTTCAGATTCTGCCT GTCCTGCTAGGAATCACTCTGTCATGGTTGATTTGCTACCTGCTGACGATCTACAATGTCCTGCCCTCAGACCCTGATAAATATGGCTATCTAGCTCGGACTGACATTAAAGGAGATGTTATTGGCAGGGCGCCTTGGTTCAGATTTCCTTATCCAG GTCAATGGGGAGTGCCGACTGTTAGTCTGGCAGGAGTTTTTGGAATCCTGGCAGGGGTCATATCCTCCATGATTGAGTCTGTGGGTGATTATCATGCCTGTGCCAGGTTATCTGGTGCCCCACCACCACCAAGACACGCCATCAACAGGGGCATTGGCATTGAAGGCATCGGGTGTCTACTGGCAGGTGCCTGGGGAACAGGCAACGGAACCACCTCCTACAGTGAGAACATAGGAGCATTGGGTATCACCAAG GTTGGTAGTCGCATGGTGATTGTGTGCAGTGGCTTTGTAATGATTATAATGGGAATGTTTGGGAAAATCGGAGCCATATTTACTACAATACCAACACCTGTTATCGGAGGAATGTTTCTGGTCATGTTCGGGGTCATTATGGCTGCTGGTGTATCAAGCCTACAG TATACAGACATGAACTCTTCACGCAACATCTTCATCTTTGGATTCTCGATGTTCACTGGGCTTGTCATTCCCAACTGGATAATGAAAAACCCAACATCCATTGCAACAG GAGTTGTTGAACTGGACCATGTACTTCAAGTGCTTCTGACAACAAGTATGTTTGTTGGAGGATTCTTTGGATTTCTCCTTGATAATACAATACCTG GAACAAAACGTGAACGAGGCATTATTGCATGGAAAAAGGCCCACCAAAATGAGTCAGACAACACTTTAGAAAGTGATGACGTGTACGGACTGCCCTTTGGAATTAATAGCTGCCTTTCCTCCTCCACATGGACAAAATATGTGCCCTTCTGCCCAACACACAAAGTCAGCAGACAGGATGACATACCATCCAGTTTGGATTCTTTGGACAccaaatcagaatccaacaaagGTGATACACACATCATAGCGGGGGTGGCACTATAG